In Georgenia soli, a genomic segment contains:
- a CDS encoding alkaline phosphatase family protein — protein MTGENHAHHVRAVLSGALDAVGLPTASAGRSSGEDRTDLGLPTAAKTCVVLVDGLGMQMLAERGGHAPFLRSLLPDALTLRSTFPSTTAAAVTAVGTGELPGATGMLGYSVRDPADGGVLNLIRWEDTSVRPREWQRRDTLVEQLERRRAAGEDLPAVVSVGPARFVGSGLTECALRGMRNVSAESLADRVDATVAQLRRPDVAAVYLYWGDVDHVGHTYGWGSWQWGEEVSATDGELRRLARSLPAGTLLVVTADHGMVDVVNRTDVAATPALAEDVELVAGEPRTNHVYAAPGTAPDVAARWQDVLGETAWVVERDELVATGLLGPVAPERLDAVGDVVAVMRGRDVVVDSRTQTPGSIALVGVHGALTEAEMAVPLLRTVV, from the coding sequence GTGACGGGCGAGAACCACGCGCACCACGTGCGCGCCGTGCTCTCGGGCGCCCTGGACGCGGTCGGCCTGCCCACCGCCTCCGCCGGGCGCAGCAGCGGCGAGGACCGGACGGACCTCGGCCTGCCCACCGCCGCGAAGACCTGCGTGGTCCTGGTCGACGGGCTCGGGATGCAGATGCTCGCCGAGCGCGGTGGGCACGCACCCTTCCTGCGCTCGCTGCTGCCGGACGCGCTCACCCTGCGCAGCACCTTTCCCTCCACCACCGCGGCAGCGGTCACCGCGGTCGGCACCGGCGAGCTGCCCGGCGCGACCGGCATGCTCGGGTACTCCGTTCGCGACCCCGCCGACGGCGGCGTGCTCAACCTCATCCGCTGGGAGGACACCTCCGTCCGGCCGCGCGAGTGGCAGCGCCGCGACACCCTCGTCGAGCAGCTCGAGCGCCGCCGCGCCGCCGGCGAGGACCTGCCGGCGGTCGTCAGCGTCGGTCCCGCCCGGTTCGTGGGGTCGGGCCTGACCGAGTGCGCCCTGCGCGGCATGCGCAACGTCTCCGCCGAGTCCCTCGCCGACCGCGTCGACGCCACCGTCGCCCAGCTGCGCCGCCCGGACGTCGCCGCCGTGTACCTCTACTGGGGCGACGTCGACCACGTCGGGCACACCTATGGGTGGGGCTCCTGGCAGTGGGGCGAGGAGGTGAGCGCGACCGACGGCGAGCTGCGCCGCCTGGCCCGGTCGCTGCCCGCCGGCACGCTCCTGGTGGTGACGGCGGACCACGGCATGGTCGACGTCGTGAACCGCACCGACGTCGCCGCCACCCCGGCGCTCGCCGAGGACGTCGAGCTGGTCGCCGGCGAGCCGCGCACCAACCACGTCTACGCCGCCCCCGGCACCGCGCCCGACGTCGCGGCGCGCTGGCAGGACGTGCTGGGGGAGACCGCCTGGGTCGTCGAGCGGGACGAGCTCGTGGCGACCGGGCTGCTCGGCCCCGTCGCGCCCGAGCGCCTGGACGCCGTGGGCGACGTCGTCGCCGTCATGCGCGGCAGGGACGTGGTGGTCGACTCGCGCACCCAGACCCCCGGCTCGATCGCCCTGGTCGGGGTGCACGGCGCCCTGACCGAGGCCGAGATGGCGGTGCCGCTCCTCAGGACGGTGGTGTAG
- a CDS encoding thymidine kinase produces MAQLVFFSGTMDSGKSTLALQMDHNHAARGREGLIFSRNDRAGEAVLSSRLGLAVPAVEVRDTTDFWDEVVRRRTHGARVDYLICDEVQFYSAEQVEQLARLVDEMDVDVFGFGITTDFRTHLFPGSARMLELADRVERLQVEALCWCGSRATHNARTVRGVMVTEGEQVVVGDTDRAEDVGYEVLCRRHHVRRVTAAAAHAGSLSPDTLPLGE; encoded by the coding sequence GTGGCCCAGCTCGTCTTCTTCTCGGGGACCATGGACTCCGGGAAGTCCACCCTCGCCCTCCAGATGGACCACAACCACGCCGCCCGGGGCCGTGAGGGCCTGATCTTCTCCCGCAACGACCGTGCCGGCGAGGCGGTCCTGTCCTCGCGCCTCGGCCTCGCCGTGCCCGCGGTCGAGGTGCGCGACACCACCGACTTCTGGGACGAGGTCGTCCGGCGCCGCACCCACGGTGCCCGGGTCGACTACCTCATCTGCGACGAGGTGCAGTTCTACTCCGCCGAGCAGGTCGAGCAGCTCGCCCGTCTCGTCGACGAGATGGACGTGGACGTCTTCGGGTTCGGGATCACCACCGACTTCCGGACGCACCTGTTCCCGGGGTCGGCCCGGATGCTCGAGCTCGCCGACCGCGTCGAGCGGCTGCAGGTGGAGGCCCTGTGCTGGTGCGGCTCCCGAGCCACGCACAACGCCCGCACCGTCCGCGGCGTCATGGTCACCGAGGGCGAGCAGGTCGTCGTGGGCGACACGGACCGCGCCGAGGACGTCGGCTACGAGGTGCTGTGCCGGCGCCACCACGTCCGACGGGTCACCGCCGCGGCGGCGCACGCCGGCAGCCTGAGCCCGGACACGCTCCCGCTGGGGGAGTAG
- the sepH gene encoding septation protein SepH — protein MVELELLGLHGDGEHLTLTDEDGRRYRVAVDDALRAAVRRDRPKLQHHLPADPDEPLRPKDIQALIRAGVSVAEVAERSGMAEERVRRYEGPVVAERTWVVQQAQNQRVGHEPDAPRLGDLVLDRLAARGVETRSLEWDAVRHPGGPWEVVATFVAGEREREARWEVDLGTRTLHAVDDEARWLSETEIGTSAHPRRHLSPVGARTRVFDVEADGPSRRGPASAASPAPAPSAASAASAAAPSAGTPAAATDGTESLLAELAAHRGTRVELQHDIEPDAGSGEDRWDGGAHPAASRPEEATDAHVLALPRRERGVVEDGPGTTPALPAPQDDESRPTTAEPAVPASPGDSSGSPEHEAGTIGPAGQADKPATRAADRRRSRRSSSRRSVPSWDEIVFGARPE, from the coding sequence ATGGTTGAGCTCGAACTTCTCGGGCTGCACGGTGACGGCGAGCACCTCACGCTCACCGACGAGGACGGGCGACGCTACCGGGTCGCCGTCGACGACGCCCTCCGTGCGGCCGTGCGCCGGGACCGCCCGAAGCTGCAGCACCACCTGCCCGCCGACCCCGACGAGCCGCTGCGCCCCAAGGACATCCAGGCCCTGATCCGGGCCGGCGTGTCCGTGGCGGAGGTGGCCGAGCGCTCCGGCATGGCCGAGGAGCGCGTGCGCCGTTACGAGGGCCCGGTGGTCGCGGAGCGGACCTGGGTGGTGCAGCAGGCGCAGAACCAGCGCGTCGGTCACGAGCCCGACGCGCCCCGGCTCGGCGACCTGGTCCTCGACCGGCTCGCCGCGCGCGGCGTGGAGACCCGCTCCCTGGAGTGGGACGCCGTCCGCCACCCGGGAGGCCCCTGGGAGGTGGTGGCCACCTTCGTCGCGGGCGAGCGCGAGCGTGAGGCCCGCTGGGAGGTGGACCTGGGCACCCGCACCCTTCACGCCGTGGACGACGAGGCGCGCTGGCTGTCCGAGACCGAGATCGGCACCTCGGCCCACCCGCGCCGCCACCTCAGCCCGGTCGGTGCGCGGACCCGCGTGTTCGACGTCGAGGCGGACGGCCCGTCCAGACGCGGCCCCGCCTCCGCCGCCTCACCGGCACCGGCCCCGTCCGCGGCCTCCGCCGCCTCTGCGGCCGCTCCCTCGGCGGGCACGCCCGCGGCCGCCACGGACGGCACCGAGTCGCTGCTGGCCGAGCTGGCCGCCCACCGCGGCACGCGCGTGGAGCTGCAGCACGACATCGAGCCCGACGCGGGCTCCGGCGAGGACCGGTGGGACGGGGGCGCCCACCCGGCCGCGTCCCGACCGGAGGAGGCGACCGACGCGCACGTGCTCGCGCTGCCGCGCCGGGAGCGTGGCGTCGTCGAGGACGGGCCCGGTACCACGCCGGCCCTGCCCGCACCCCAGGACGACGAGTCCCGCCCGACGACGGCGGAGCCGGCCGTTCCCGCGTCGCCCGGGGACAGCTCCGGCTCGCCCGAGCACGAGGCCGGGACGATCGGGCCAGCCGGGCAGGCTGACAAGCCTGCGACCCGTGCCGCCGACCGGCGCCGGTCGCGCCGTTCTTCCAGCCGCCGCAGCGTCCCGAGCTGGGACGAGATCGTCTTCGGCGCCCGTCCGGAGTAG
- a CDS encoding inositol monophosphatase family protein — translation MGADPATGPDPAQLPDPATLAALCEELARAAGDHVRARTADHGGVARTKSSAVDVVTAVDEEVEALLRERIAAARPHDGVLGEEEGASAGTSGLTWVVDPIDGTVNFLYGIPSYAVSIAVVTGDPDPLTWTLQAGCVHAVAGGTTWTAGRGLGAWRDGERLVPRSAPPLAEALLGTGFGYTAEKRAREAAVVAQILPQVRDIRRIGSAAIDLCLVADGRLDAYYETGLNPWDMAAGALVVAEAGGVVQGLDGGPASAAMTVAGPGPLVSELTAALHRAGA, via the coding sequence GTGGGCGCCGACCCGGCGACGGGTCCCGACCCCGCGCAGCTGCCCGACCCGGCGACGCTCGCGGCGCTGTGCGAGGAGCTCGCCCGCGCCGCGGGCGACCACGTACGGGCGCGCACCGCCGACCACGGCGGTGTCGCCCGCACCAAGTCCTCCGCCGTCGACGTCGTCACCGCCGTCGACGAGGAGGTCGAGGCGCTGCTGCGGGAGCGGATCGCGGCCGCCCGCCCCCACGACGGCGTCCTGGGCGAGGAGGAGGGTGCCTCCGCCGGCACCTCGGGCCTGACGTGGGTCGTCGACCCCATCGACGGCACCGTGAACTTCCTCTACGGCATCCCCTCCTACGCGGTCTCGATCGCCGTCGTCACGGGCGACCCCGACCCGCTCACGTGGACCCTGCAGGCGGGCTGTGTGCACGCGGTGGCAGGCGGCACCACCTGGACCGCGGGACGTGGGCTCGGCGCGTGGCGCGACGGCGAGCGGCTGGTCCCGCGGAGCGCGCCGCCGCTCGCCGAGGCGCTCCTGGGCACCGGCTTCGGCTACACGGCGGAGAAGCGCGCCCGCGAGGCCGCCGTCGTCGCCCAGATCCTGCCGCAGGTGCGCGACATCCGGCGGATCGGGTCCGCGGCCATCGACCTGTGCCTGGTGGCCGACGGCAGGCTCGACGCCTACTACGAGACGGGCCTGAACCCGTGGGACATGGCGGCGGGAGCCCTCGTGGTGGCCGAGGCGGGCGGCGTCGTCCAGGGCCTCGACGGCGGGCCGGCCTCCGCGGCCATGACGGTCGCCGGCCCCGGGCCGCTCGTGAGCGAGCTCACCGCCGCGCTGCACCGCGCCGGCGCCTGA
- a CDS encoding DUF4193 domain-containing protein, which produces MATDYDAPRKNEEDLSEDSIEELKARRAEKNSPSVDEDEAEAAEGFELPGADLSGEELSVRVLPRQADEFTCAKCFLVHHRSQLAYEDKGQLVCSECAA; this is translated from the coding sequence ATGGCGACAGACTACGACGCACCGCGCAAGAACGAAGAGGACCTCTCCGAGGACTCGATCGAAGAGCTGAAGGCTCGCCGCGCGGAGAAGAACTCCCCGTCCGTGGACGAGGACGAGGCGGAGGCGGCCGAGGGCTTCGAGCTCCCGGGCGCCGACCTCTCCGGCGAGGAGCTCTCGGTGCGTGTCCTGCCCCGCCAGGCGGACGAGTTCACCTGCGCGAAGTGCTTCCTTGTGCACCACCGCAGCCAGCTGGCCTACGAGGACAAGGGGCAGCTCGTCTGCTCCGAGTGCGCGGCCTGA
- a CDS encoding DUF3093 domain-containing protein: MERTPTATTTPVYRERLAPSAGVHLISLMVGGGAALALSLWGPVAALVGGVLVTAVVSAALVLTAPVVQVVRGGDPADGGAPGGLRLRAGQAVIPVDALGAGVALDAEQLRSALGPEADARAYVCHRAWVRSAVRLPVVDERDATPYWLVCTRRPSALLAALDRR; the protein is encoded by the coding sequence GTGGAGAGAACCCCGACCGCGACCACCACCCCCGTCTACCGCGAACGCCTGGCCCCCTCGGCGGGCGTGCACCTGATCTCGCTCATGGTGGGAGGCGGCGCGGCGCTCGCGCTGTCGTTGTGGGGCCCGGTCGCCGCCCTCGTGGGCGGCGTGCTGGTCACGGCGGTGGTGTCAGCCGCCCTGGTGCTCACGGCGCCCGTGGTGCAGGTGGTCCGCGGTGGGGACCCGGCCGACGGCGGCGCCCCCGGCGGGCTGCGGCTGCGTGCCGGTCAGGCGGTCATCCCGGTCGACGCGCTGGGTGCGGGTGTCGCGCTGGACGCCGAGCAGCTTCGCTCGGCGCTGGGGCCCGAGGCGGACGCCCGGGCGTACGTGTGCCACCGGGCGTGGGTCCGTTCGGCGGTCCGGCTCCCCGTGGTCGACGAGCGGGACGCCACCCCCTACTGGCTGGTGTGCACGCGCCGGCCCAGCGCGCTGCTCGCAGCGCTGGACCGGCGTTGA
- a CDS encoding DUF3710 domain-containing protein produces MSLFRRRRRDTPADVGDAADGATQDGADVVTQTDERGPHDVDDVPGLGTRLDLGALRVPARAGMQLRLEIEKKTRNVVAVTLGLDGSAMQLQVFAAPRTLGIWDELREEITGSVGKQGGTVEEVDGPFGTELLARLPVRTPEGGTGHRPARFVGVDGPRWFLRAVLTGRAAVDAEAAAELEAVLADVVVVRGPEARAPRDVLLLHAPGAAAAPAAAPVAEDEPDLDPLRRGPEITEVR; encoded by the coding sequence ATGAGTCTGTTCCGGCGCCGCAGGCGCGACACCCCGGCCGACGTGGGCGACGCGGCCGACGGCGCGACCCAGGACGGCGCCGACGTCGTCACGCAGACCGACGAGCGAGGGCCGCACGACGTCGACGACGTCCCCGGCCTCGGCACCCGCCTCGACCTCGGGGCCCTGCGCGTGCCCGCACGCGCCGGCATGCAGCTGCGGCTCGAGATCGAGAAGAAGACCCGCAACGTCGTCGCCGTCACGCTCGGCCTGGACGGTTCCGCGATGCAGCTGCAGGTCTTCGCCGCGCCACGCACGCTGGGTATCTGGGACGAGCTGCGCGAGGAGATCACGGGCTCGGTCGGCAAGCAGGGCGGCACCGTCGAGGAGGTCGACGGTCCGTTCGGCACCGAGCTGCTCGCCCGCCTGCCCGTCCGGACCCCCGAGGGCGGGACCGGGCACCGCCCCGCCCGCTTCGTCGGGGTCGACGGCCCCCGCTGGTTCCTGCGAGCCGTCCTGACCGGCCGGGCGGCCGTGGACGCCGAGGCCGCCGCGGAGCTGGAGGCGGTGCTCGCCGACGTCGTCGTGGTCCGCGGCCCCGAGGCCCGCGCGCCCCGCGACGTCCTGCTGCTGCACGCCCCCGGCGCCGCCGCCGCACCGGCGGCGGCCCCGGTGGCCGAGGACGAGCCCGACCTCGATCCGCTGCGCCGGGGTCCGGAGATCACGGAGGTCCGATGA
- a CDS encoding OB-fold nucleic acid binding domain-containing protein produces the protein MTARVADALHRLTASRRELEADDARRISHVPGATPVAEVALRRRAVVSGTVTALTYRPRSESAALVARLSDGTGTLELIFLGRRDVPGIEPGRRLVADGMVYDDHGRPAMFNPDYRLLPRADLA, from the coding sequence ATGACCGCGCGCGTCGCCGACGCCCTCCACCGCCTCACCGCCTCGCGCCGTGAGCTGGAGGCCGACGACGCGCGCCGGATCAGCCACGTCCCCGGGGCCACCCCGGTGGCGGAGGTGGCCCTGCGCCGCCGGGCGGTGGTGTCCGGGACCGTCACCGCCCTGACCTACCGGCCCCGCAGCGAGTCGGCGGCCCTCGTGGCCCGGCTCTCCGACGGGACGGGGACCCTGGAGCTGATCTTCCTCGGCCGCCGCGACGTGCCCGGCATCGAGCCGGGCCGCCGGCTGGTCGCCGACGGCATGGTGTACGACGACCACGGGAGACCCGCCATGTTCAACCCTGACTACCGCCTGCTGCCCAGGGCGGACCTGGCGTGA
- a CDS encoding DUF3159 domain-containing protein, translating into MSGSPAEPAEGQQPDQPAEGVAGAAKGSAMRQLVGEDFSLADTIGGVRGLVESMAPGLVFVVVFIATRDLVPPLVASLAVAVVAMVLRLVARTPLTQAAGGLVGVLVCVIWAWRTGEAQDYFAFGLWTNGAYAVVLSVALLLGWPAVGVVVSLLKGQDFSWRTDPAQRARLVRYRLATALWIGMFLLRLAVQVPLFLQAEVAWLGTARLVMGLPLWALTLWATWVLVREPASAAAR; encoded by the coding sequence GTGAGCGGCTCGCCCGCCGAGCCGGCCGAGGGGCAGCAGCCCGACCAGCCGGCGGAGGGCGTCGCCGGTGCCGCCAAGGGCTCGGCCATGCGCCAGCTCGTGGGGGAGGACTTCTCGCTCGCCGACACCATCGGCGGTGTCCGCGGGCTCGTGGAGTCGATGGCGCCGGGGCTGGTGTTCGTCGTCGTCTTCATCGCCACGCGCGACCTCGTGCCGCCACTCGTGGCCTCGCTCGCCGTCGCCGTCGTGGCCATGGTGCTGCGGCTGGTGGCCCGCACCCCGCTGACGCAGGCGGCCGGCGGGCTCGTCGGCGTGCTCGTCTGCGTGATCTGGGCGTGGCGCACGGGCGAGGCGCAGGACTACTTCGCCTTCGGCCTGTGGACCAACGGTGCCTACGCCGTCGTCCTGAGCGTCGCCCTGCTGCTGGGGTGGCCCGCGGTCGGTGTGGTGGTGTCCCTGCTGAAGGGCCAGGACTTCTCCTGGCGGACCGACCCCGCCCAGCGGGCCCGCCTGGTGCGCTACCGCCTCGCCACCGCGCTGTGGATCGGGATGTTCCTGCTCCGGCTGGCCGTCCAGGTCCCGCTGTTCCTGCAGGCGGAGGTGGCGTGGCTCGGCACCGCGCGCCTCGTCATGGGACTTCCGCTGTGGGCCCTGACGCTGTGGGCGACGTGGGTGCTGGTGCGGGAGCCAGCATCTGCTGCAGCACGCTGA
- a CDS encoding potassium channel family protein, whose amino-acid sequence MRVVIAGAGSVGRSIARELLGHGHQVTLVDRNPAAMRVASVAEAEWLLADACEPSALAEAGAEDCDVVVAATGDDKVNLVVSLLAKTEFGVPRTVARVNNPKNEWMFDDAWGVDVQVSTPRIMTSLVEEAVSVGDLVRIFRFHQSGASMHEITLPADSPVVGRRVGQVLWPPDTVLAAIIREERPIAPGADDTLEAGDELLVVVSALAEDQLSVLQQMLAPAPAPTSPTASGPTAEVP is encoded by the coding sequence ATGCGGGTCGTCATCGCGGGGGCGGGCTCGGTGGGCCGCTCCATCGCCCGGGAGCTGCTCGGGCACGGCCACCAGGTGACGCTGGTGGACCGCAACCCCGCCGCCATGCGGGTCGCCTCCGTCGCCGAGGCCGAGTGGCTGCTGGCGGACGCCTGCGAGCCGAGCGCGCTGGCGGAGGCCGGCGCCGAGGACTGCGACGTCGTCGTGGCGGCCACGGGGGACGACAAGGTCAACCTCGTCGTCTCCCTCCTGGCCAAGACCGAGTTCGGGGTCCCCCGGACGGTGGCACGGGTCAACAACCCCAAGAACGAGTGGATGTTCGACGACGCCTGGGGCGTGGACGTGCAGGTCTCCACCCCGCGCATCATGACCTCGCTCGTGGAGGAGGCCGTCTCGGTCGGCGACCTGGTGCGGATCTTCCGCTTCCACCAGTCGGGCGCGAGCATGCACGAGATCACGCTGCCCGCCGACTCCCCCGTGGTGGGCCGCCGCGTCGGTCAGGTCCTGTGGCCGCCGGACACGGTGCTGGCCGCGATCATCCGGGAGGAGCGGCCCATCGCGCCCGGCGCCGACGACACGCTCGAGGCCGGGGACGAGCTGCTCGTGGTGGTCTCGGCCCTCGCCGAGGACCAGCTCAGCGTGCTGCAGCAGATGCTGGCTCCCGCACCAGCACCCACGTCGCCCACAGCGTCAGGGCCCACAGCGGAAGTCCCATGA
- a CDS encoding potassium channel family protein, with product MGCGRVGASLAEQLEASGHSVAVVDQNPDAFRRLPADFGGRRVTGLGFDRDALAQAGIEDAHAFAAVSNGDNSNIIAARVAREVFGVGKVVARIYDPRRAEVYQRLGIPTVATVRWTADQVLRRMLPMGASSEYQDPSSSVSLVRLDPHTGWVGQEVERVEERTGARVAYLTRLGRGMVPPPRTIVQENDVVHLMVATDRVGAAQRVLAGPPGREED from the coding sequence ATGGGCTGCGGCAGGGTGGGAGCCTCCCTCGCCGAGCAGCTGGAGGCCAGCGGCCACTCGGTGGCCGTCGTCGACCAGAACCCCGACGCCTTCCGTCGGCTGCCCGCCGACTTCGGCGGCCGGCGGGTGACCGGGCTCGGTTTCGACCGCGACGCGCTCGCCCAGGCGGGCATCGAGGACGCGCACGCCTTCGCGGCCGTGTCCAACGGCGACAACTCCAACATCATCGCCGCGCGGGTGGCCCGGGAGGTGTTCGGCGTCGGCAAGGTCGTCGCCCGCATCTACGACCCCCGCCGCGCCGAGGTCTACCAGCGGCTCGGCATCCCGACCGTCGCCACGGTCCGCTGGACGGCGGACCAGGTGCTGCGCCGGATGCTGCCCATGGGCGCCTCGTCGGAGTACCAGGACCCCTCCTCCTCCGTCAGCCTCGTCCGCCTCGACCCGCACACAGGGTGGGTCGGGCAGGAGGTGGAGCGGGTGGAGGAGCGCACCGGGGCGCGCGTGGCCTACCTGACGCGCCTGGGGCGCGGCATGGTGCCGCCGCCGCGCACGATCGTGCAAGAGAACGACGTGGTCCACCTCATGGTGGCGACGGACCGGGTCGGGGCGGCGCAGCGGGTGCTCGCCGGCCCGCCCGGACGGGAGGAGGACTGA
- a CDS encoding APC family permease, with product MPGLGGAFKRVLVGRPMRSDRLHAAKLPKRYALPVFSADAWSSVAYAPDEILLTLSLAGLAALTLSPWVGLAVVVVMLTVVSSYRQTVHAYPSGGGDYEVATTNLGHRAGLTVASALLVDYVLTVAVSISSAVQYLAAALPSAADHRTGVAIALVSVLALLNLRGVRESGRAIAVPGFLFLASIGVLAVVGLAQHATGTLEPAASSSLEVVPDPAYEQGLVGLAGVFLVLRAFSSGAAALTGVEAISNGVPAFQKPRSKNAATTLLLLGFIGATMLISILLLARAADVHFVQDPATQLLRDGVPVGDGYLQDPVISQLAATVFGGVPGLFVIVTAVTVLILVLAANTAFNGFPVLGSILGRDGFLPRQLHTRGDRLVFSNGILALAVAAGLLIALFDAEVTRLIQLYIVGVFISFTVSQTGMVRHWTRHLRVETDPRTRRAMRRSRVVNGFGLAMTGTVLVIVLITKFTHGAWIALLLMAVLYVVMNGVRRHYDTVAAKLAVPDVRAAKALPARVHGIVLVSKLHQPAMRAIAYARATRPSTLEALTVNVSPEETEALRRAWEEAEIPVPLTVLDSPFREVTRPVVEHVRSVRRASPRDLVVVFVPEYVVGHWWEQLLHNQSALRLKSRLLFTPGVVMASVPFQVDVVDRLETRTGEPA from the coding sequence GTGCCAGGTCTCGGAGGGGCGTTCAAGCGGGTGCTCGTCGGGCGCCCGATGCGCAGTGACCGTCTGCATGCGGCAAAACTGCCCAAACGGTACGCACTGCCGGTCTTCTCCGCCGACGCCTGGTCCTCCGTGGCGTACGCGCCGGACGAGATCCTCCTGACCCTCTCCCTCGCCGGCCTGGCCGCGCTCACCCTCTCTCCCTGGGTGGGGCTCGCGGTCGTCGTCGTCATGCTGACGGTCGTCTCCTCCTACCGCCAGACGGTCCACGCCTACCCGAGCGGGGGCGGTGACTACGAGGTGGCGACCACCAACCTCGGCCACCGGGCCGGCCTCACCGTCGCCAGCGCGCTCCTCGTCGACTACGTCCTCACGGTGGCCGTCTCCATCTCCTCGGCGGTGCAGTACCTCGCGGCCGCCCTGCCCTCCGCGGCGGACCACCGCACCGGCGTCGCCATCGCCCTGGTCTCCGTCCTCGCGCTGCTCAACCTGCGCGGCGTGCGTGAGTCCGGCCGTGCGATCGCCGTCCCCGGCTTCCTCTTCCTCGCCTCGATCGGCGTGCTCGCCGTCGTCGGCCTGGCCCAGCACGCCACCGGCACGCTCGAGCCGGCCGCGTCGTCGTCCCTGGAGGTCGTCCCGGACCCCGCCTACGAGCAGGGACTGGTGGGGCTGGCCGGGGTCTTCCTCGTGCTGCGCGCCTTCTCCTCCGGCGCGGCCGCCCTCACGGGCGTGGAGGCCATCAGCAACGGGGTGCCGGCCTTCCAGAAACCCCGGTCGAAGAACGCCGCCACCACCCTGCTGCTGCTGGGGTTCATCGGCGCCACCATGCTGATCTCCATCCTGCTCCTGGCGCGGGCGGCGGACGTCCACTTCGTCCAGGACCCGGCCACCCAGCTGCTGCGGGACGGCGTGCCTGTGGGGGACGGCTACCTCCAGGACCCCGTCATCAGCCAGCTCGCGGCCACCGTGTTCGGGGGCGTGCCCGGGCTGTTCGTCATCGTCACCGCCGTCACCGTGCTGATCCTCGTGCTCGCCGCGAACACCGCGTTCAACGGGTTCCCTGTGCTCGGGTCGATCCTGGGCCGGGACGGCTTCCTGCCTCGTCAGCTGCACACCCGCGGCGACCGCCTCGTCTTCTCCAACGGCATCCTCGCGCTCGCCGTCGCCGCCGGGCTGCTCATCGCCCTCTTCGACGCCGAGGTCACCCGCCTCATCCAGCTCTACATCGTCGGGGTGTTCATCTCCTTCACCGTCAGCCAGACCGGCATGGTGCGGCACTGGACGCGGCACCTGCGGGTCGAGACGGACCCTCGGACGCGCCGGGCCATGCGCCGCTCACGGGTGGTCAACGGCTTCGGGCTGGCGATGACCGGGACCGTGCTCGTGATCGTCCTGATCACGAAGTTCACGCACGGGGCCTGGATCGCCCTGCTCCTCATGGCGGTGCTGTACGTGGTCATGAACGGGGTGCGCCGCCACTACGACACGGTGGCCGCCAAGCTCGCGGTCCCCGACGTCCGCGCCGCCAAGGCCCTCCCCGCGCGGGTGCACGGCATCGTGCTCGTCTCGAAGCTGCACCAGCCGGCGATGCGGGCCATCGCCTACGCCCGCGCCACCCGGCCGTCCACCCTCGAGGCGCTGACCGTCAACGTCTCGCCCGAGGAGACGGAGGCGCTGCGGCGGGCGTGGGAGGAGGCCGAGATCCCGGTGCCGCTCACCGTGCTGGACTCCCCGTTCCGGGAGGTCACCCGGCCGGTGGTCGAGCACGTGCGCTCGGTCCGGCGGGCGTCCCCGCGCGACCTGGTCGTCGTCTTCGTCCCCGAGTACGTCGTCGGACACTGGTGGGAGCAGCTCCTGCACAACCAGAGCGCGCTCCGCCTCAAGAGCCGGCTGCTCTTCACGCCGGGCGTCGTCATGGCGTCCGTGCCCTTCCAGGTCGACGTCGTCGACCGCCTCGAGACCCGAACCGGAGAACCCGCATGA